From one Pseudomonas fluorescens genomic stretch:
- the lldD gene encoding FMN-dependent L-lactate dehydrogenase LldD, which produces MIISASTDYRAAAQRKLPPFLFHYADGGAYAEHTLRHNVQDLAGIALRQRVLKNMSELSLQTQLFNETLSMPVALAPVGLTGMYARRGEVQAARAAAAKGIPFTMSTVSVCPIEEVAPAIDRPMWFQLYVLKDRGFMRNALERAKAAGVTTLVFTVDMPVPGARYRDAHSGMSGPNAPLRRVWQAMTHPQWALDVGLLGKPHDLGNISAYRGSPTGLADYIGWLGANFDPSISWKDLEWIREFWEGPMVIKGILDPQDAKDAVKFGADGIVVSNHGGRQLDGVLSSARALPAIADAVKGDLKILADSGIRSGLDVVRMIALGADTVLIGRAFLYALATAGEAGVKNLLDLFEKEMRVAMVLTGAKSISEITRDSLVRELGA; this is translated from the coding sequence ATGATCATTTCTGCCTCTACCGATTACCGCGCAGCTGCCCAACGCAAGCTGCCGCCATTCCTGTTCCACTACGCCGACGGCGGTGCCTACGCCGAGCACACGCTGCGCCACAACGTTCAGGACCTGGCCGGCATCGCCCTGCGCCAACGCGTATTGAAGAATATGTCCGAGCTGAGCCTCCAGACCCAGTTGTTCAACGAAACCCTGAGCATGCCAGTAGCCCTGGCCCCGGTCGGCCTGACCGGCATGTACGCACGCCGCGGCGAAGTTCAGGCGGCCCGTGCCGCGGCGGCCAAAGGCATTCCGTTCACGATGTCGACGGTGTCGGTGTGCCCGATCGAAGAAGTGGCGCCGGCCATTGACCGGCCGATGTGGTTCCAGCTCTACGTGCTCAAGGACCGCGGCTTCATGCGCAACGCCCTGGAGCGCGCCAAGGCGGCTGGCGTCACCACCCTGGTGTTCACCGTGGACATGCCGGTACCCGGCGCCCGCTACCGCGACGCCCACTCCGGCATGAGCGGCCCGAATGCGCCGCTGCGCCGCGTCTGGCAGGCCATGACCCACCCGCAGTGGGCCCTGGATGTCGGCCTGCTGGGCAAGCCCCATGACCTGGGCAACATCTCCGCCTACCGTGGCAGCCCCACGGGCCTGGCCGATTACATCGGCTGGCTGGGTGCCAACTTCGACCCGTCGATTTCCTGGAAAGACCTGGAGTGGATCCGCGAGTTCTGGGAAGGTCCGATGGTGATCAAGGGCATCCTCGACCCGCAAGATGCCAAGGATGCGGTGAAATTCGGCGCCGACGGCATCGTCGTTTCCAACCACGGTGGCCGCCAGCTCGACGGCGTGCTGTCCAGCGCCCGCGCCTTGCCGGCGATTGCCGACGCGGTGAAAGGCGACCTGAAGATCCTCGCCGACTCCGGCATCCGCAGCGGCCTGGACGTAGTGCGCATGATTGCCCTGGGCGCCGACACCGTGCTGATCGGCCGCGCATTCCTCTATGCCCTGGCCACCGCCGGCGAAGCCGGGGTGAAAAACCTGCTGGACCTGTTCGAAAAAGAAATGCGCGTGGCCATGGTGCTGACTGGCGCCAAATCGATCAGCGAAATCACCCGCGACTCGCTGGTCCGCGAACTGGGTGCCTGA
- a CDS encoding lactate permease LctP family transporter: protein MQTWQQLYSPLGSLGLSALAAVIPIVFFFLALAVFRLKGHVAGSITLGLSILVAIFAFQMPADMALAAAGYGFAYGLWPIAWIIVAAVFLYKLTVKSGQFEVIRSSVLSITDDQRLQVLLIGFCFGAFLEGAAGFGAPVAITAALLVGLGFNPLYAAGLCLIANTAPVAFGALGIPIIVAGQVTGIDAFKIGAMTGRQLPLLSLFVPFWLVFMMDGLRGVKETWPAALVAGLSFAVTQYFTSNFIGPELPDITSALASLISLTLFLKVWQPKRSFAAAPGSVGAAVVQSSGSQPSPYSFGEIFKAWSPFLILTVLVTIWTLKPFKAAFAAGGSMYSWVFNFAIAHLDQLVIKTAPIVATPTAIPAVFKFDPISATGTAIFFSALISMLVLKINFKTGLTTLKETFFELRWPILSIGMVLAFAFVTNYSGMSSTMALVLAGTGAAFPFFSPFLGWLGVFLTGSDTSSNALFSSLQATTAHQIGVNDTLLVAANTSGGVTGKMISPQSIAVACAATGLVGKESDLFRFTLKHSLFFATIVGLITLIQAYWLTGMLVH, encoded by the coding sequence ATGCAAACCTGGCAACAGCTTTACAGTCCGCTTGGCAGTCTTGGCCTGTCCGCGCTCGCGGCAGTCATCCCGATCGTGTTCTTCTTCCTCGCGCTGGCGGTGTTCCGCCTCAAGGGTCATGTGGCTGGCAGCATCACGCTGGGCCTGTCGATCCTGGTGGCGATCTTTGCCTTCCAGATGCCTGCCGACATGGCGCTCGCCGCCGCCGGATACGGCTTTGCCTATGGCCTGTGGCCGATTGCCTGGATCATTGTCGCCGCTGTCTTCCTGTACAAACTGACAGTCAAGAGCGGCCAGTTCGAAGTGATCCGCAGCTCGGTGCTGTCGATCACCGATGACCAACGCCTGCAAGTGCTGTTGATCGGCTTCTGCTTCGGCGCCTTCCTCGAAGGTGCGGCAGGTTTCGGCGCACCGGTGGCGATTACCGCTGCCCTGCTGGTGGGCCTGGGCTTCAATCCGCTCTACGCCGCCGGCTTGTGCCTGATCGCCAACACTGCACCGGTGGCCTTCGGCGCCCTGGGCATTCCGATCATCGTTGCAGGTCAGGTTACCGGTATCGATGCGTTCAAGATCGGCGCCATGACCGGTCGCCAACTGCCACTGCTGTCGCTGTTCGTGCCGTTCTGGCTGGTGTTCATGATGGACGGCCTGCGCGGCGTCAAAGAGACCTGGCCAGCCGCGCTCGTAGCCGGCTTGAGCTTCGCCGTGACCCAGTACTTCACCTCGAACTTCATCGGCCCGGAACTGCCGGACATCACCTCAGCCCTGGCCAGCCTGATTTCCCTGACCCTGTTCCTCAAGGTCTGGCAGCCCAAGCGCTCGTTCGCCGCGGCCCCCGGCAGCGTCGGCGCCGCAGTGGTCCAGAGCAGTGGCAGCCAGCCTTCGCCGTACAGCTTCGGCGAGATTTTCAAGGCCTGGTCGCCGTTCCTGATCCTTACCGTGCTGGTCACCATCTGGACCCTCAAGCCGTTCAAGGCCGCTTTCGCCGCCGGCGGTTCGATGTACAGCTGGGTGTTCAACTTCGCCATTGCGCACCTTGACCAACTGGTGATCAAGACCGCACCGATCGTCGCCACCCCGACAGCGATCCCGGCGGTGTTCAAGTTCGACCCGATTTCCGCCACCGGTACCGCGATCTTCTTCTCGGCGCTGATTTCGATGCTGGTGCTGAAGATCAATTTCAAAACTGGTCTGACCACTTTGAAAGAGACCTTCTTCGAACTGCGCTGGCCGATCCTGTCGATCGGCATGGTGCTGGCCTTCGCCTTCGTCACCAACTACTCGGGCATGTCTTCGACCATGGCCCTGGTGCTGGCCGGCACCGGCGCGGCGTTCCCGTTCTTCTCGCCGTTCCTTGGCTGGCTGGGCGTGTTCCTGACCGGTTCCGACACCTCGTCCAACGCCCTGTTCAGCTCGCTGCAGGCCACCACTGCGCACCAGATCGGGGTCAACGACACCCTGCTGGTTGCCGCCAACACCAGCGGCGGCGTGACCGGCAAGATGATCTCGCCGCAATCGATCGCCGTGGCCTGCGCCGCCACCGGCCTGGTCGGCAAAGAGTCGGACCTGTTCCGCTTCACCCTCAAGCACAGCTTGTTCTTCGCCACCATCGTCGGCCTGATCACCTTGATCCAGGCTTATTGGCTGACCGGCATGCTGGTTCACTAA
- a CDS encoding GntR family transcriptional regulator produces the protein MVFDQVRQRRLSDDIVERLEGMILEGTLTAGQRLPAERALAEQFGVSRPSLREAIQKLVAKGLLVSRQGGGNYVAESLGSTFSDPLLQLLESNPEAQRDLLEFRHTLEASCAYYAAIRATEPDRQRLKAAFDTLQDCYARADEVDRAEEGAADARFHLAIAEASHNAVLLHTIRGLFDLLKRNVVTNIGGMYKQRAETRDMLISQHRELYLAIVEGRAEDAREVSSRHITYVQEVLDEVRQEVQRVARAQRRSGR, from the coding sequence ATGGTTTTTGATCAGGTCCGCCAACGCCGTTTGTCCGACGATATCGTCGAGCGGCTGGAGGGGATGATTCTTGAGGGCACCTTGACGGCCGGTCAGCGCCTGCCCGCCGAGCGGGCGCTGGCCGAGCAGTTCGGCGTGTCACGACCGTCGTTGCGCGAAGCGATCCAGAAACTGGTGGCCAAAGGTTTGTTGGTCAGTCGTCAGGGCGGCGGCAACTACGTGGCCGAATCGCTTGGCTCGACCTTCAGTGACCCGCTGCTGCAGTTGCTTGAAAGCAACCCCGAAGCGCAGCGCGACTTGCTGGAGTTCCGGCATACACTGGAGGCATCCTGCGCCTATTATGCGGCGATCCGCGCCACCGAGCCGGATCGTCAGCGGCTCAAGGCGGCCTTCGATACCTTGCAGGATTGTTACGCCCGCGCTGATGAAGTGGACCGGGCCGAGGAGGGCGCGGCAGATGCGCGCTTCCACCTGGCGATCGCCGAGGCCAGCCATAACGCGGTGCTGTTGCACACCATTCGTGGCCTGTTCGACCTGCTCAAGCGCAACGTGGTCACCAACATCGGCGGCATGTACAAGCAGCGCGCCGAAACCCGCGACATGCTCATCAGCCAGCACCGTGAGTTGTACCTGGCGATTGTCGAAGGGCGGGCGGAGGATGCTCGCGAAGTGTCCAGCCGGCACATCACTTATGTGCAGGAAGTGCTCGATGAAGTGCGTCAGGAGGTTCAGCGGGTGGCACGGGCGCAGCGGCGTAGCGGGCGCTAG